Proteins encoded by one window of Lepeophtheirus salmonis chromosome 3, UVic_Lsal_1.4, whole genome shotgun sequence:
- the LOC121114333 gene encoding dicarboxylate carrier UCP2 isoform X2, producing MSSLKNEKISAEVQVDKSSSNASNAASTPQQFNQTHLAVQLLTAGTAACIADTITFPLDTVKVRLQIQGEGQVGKINSGVFETLRGIVKTEGVRPLYNGLVPGLQRQMAFSGIRLGSYESVKQFYIDQSGFKSGIGLLAVRIAAGATTGTLAILSAQPTDVVKIRMQAETRRPGEAKRYTGVMNAYTTIGKTEGFKGLYRGTMPNIARNCIINISEIVVYDIMKETLMTSFNMKDGVPCHFTAAVMAGFAATLMASPVDVIKTRFMNSPEGKYRGVIHCAYETGRNEGISAYYKGFNASFSRLVTWNIFLWLVFEQMKKRIMTYNES from the exons ATGTCatccttaaaaaatgaaaaaatctctGCCGAAGTGCAAGTAGATAAATCCTCCAGCAACGCTTCCAATGCAGCCTCTACTCCTCAACAGTTCAATCAAACCCATCTCGCAGTTCAATTACTGACCGCTGGCACTGCGGCTTGTATTGCTGATACTATTACATTTCCTTTGGACACTGTTAAAGTTCGACTGCAG ATTCAAGGAGAGGGCCaagttggaaaaattaattctgGAGTCTTTGAAACTCTTCGTGGAATTGTAAAAACAGAAGGCGTACG accaCTTTACAATGGACTCGTTCCTGGGTTGCAAAGGCAAATGGCATTTTCGGGAATACGTCTCGGATCCTACGAATCCGTTAAGCAGTTTTATATTGATCAATCTGGat TTAAGTCTGGAATTGGATTACTTGCTGTGAGAATTGCTGCTGGAGCCACCACTGGTACTCTTGCTATTCTAAGTGCTCAGCCCACTGATGTTGTTAAAATCCGAATGCAGGCTGAAACTCGCAGACCAGGAGAGGCTAAAAGATACACTGGCGTTATGAACGCATACACAACCATTGGCAAAACAGAGGGTTTCAAAGGGCTTTACAGAG GAACCATGCCCAATATTGCCCGGAATTGTATTATCAATATAAGTGAAATAGTCGTCTATGACATAATGAAAGAAACactcatgacgtcatttaacatgaaagatggaGTACCATGTCACTTCACAGCAGCTGTTATGGCTGGATTTGCCGCTACTTTAATGGCTTCTCCGGTTGATGTCATCAAAACAAG GTTCATGAACAGTCCAGAGGGGAAATATCGTGGAGTAATTCATTGTGCATATGAAACAGGTCGTAATGAAGGGATCTCAGCATACTACAAGGGTTTTAATGCTTCCTTCAGTAGACTTGTAACCTGGAACATTTTCCTTTGGCTTGTAtttgaacaaatgaaaaaaagaataatgactTATAATGAGTCATAA
- the LOC121114333 gene encoding dicarboxylate carrier UCP2 isoform X1, with the protein MCSDYIMFEKNCCKGNMYKIAFSLFPSENRYKSFILIYSTTPPPTPFSQMSSLKNEKISAEVQVDKSSSNASNAASTPQQFNQTHLAVQLLTAGTAACIADTITFPLDTVKVRLQIQGEGQVGKINSGVFETLRGIVKTEGVRPLYNGLVPGLQRQMAFSGIRLGSYESVKQFYIDQSGFKSGIGLLAVRIAAGATTGTLAILSAQPTDVVKIRMQAETRRPGEAKRYTGVMNAYTTIGKTEGFKGLYRGTMPNIARNCIINISEIVVYDIMKETLMTSFNMKDGVPCHFTAAVMAGFAATLMASPVDVIKTRFMNSPEGKYRGVIHCAYETGRNEGISAYYKGFNASFSRLVTWNIFLWLVFEQMKKRIMTYNES; encoded by the exons ATGTGCTCTGACTATATAATGTTTGAGAAGAACTGCTGCAaaggaaatatgtataaaatagctttttcgTTGTTTCCCTCCGAAAATCGATATAAGTCGTTCATCTTAATAT ACTCTACGACACCTCCTCCCACTCCTTTCTCTCAAATGTCatccttaaaaaatgaaaaaatctctGCCGAAGTGCAAGTAGATAAATCCTCCAGCAACGCTTCCAATGCAGCCTCTACTCCTCAACAGTTCAATCAAACCCATCTCGCAGTTCAATTACTGACCGCTGGCACTGCGGCTTGTATTGCTGATACTATTACATTTCCTTTGGACACTGTTAAAGTTCGACTGCAG ATTCAAGGAGAGGGCCaagttggaaaaattaattctgGAGTCTTTGAAACTCTTCGTGGAATTGTAAAAACAGAAGGCGTACG accaCTTTACAATGGACTCGTTCCTGGGTTGCAAAGGCAAATGGCATTTTCGGGAATACGTCTCGGATCCTACGAATCCGTTAAGCAGTTTTATATTGATCAATCTGGat TTAAGTCTGGAATTGGATTACTTGCTGTGAGAATTGCTGCTGGAGCCACCACTGGTACTCTTGCTATTCTAAGTGCTCAGCCCACTGATGTTGTTAAAATCCGAATGCAGGCTGAAACTCGCAGACCAGGAGAGGCTAAAAGATACACTGGCGTTATGAACGCATACACAACCATTGGCAAAACAGAGGGTTTCAAAGGGCTTTACAGAG GAACCATGCCCAATATTGCCCGGAATTGTATTATCAATATAAGTGAAATAGTCGTCTATGACATAATGAAAGAAACactcatgacgtcatttaacatgaaagatggaGTACCATGTCACTTCACAGCAGCTGTTATGGCTGGATTTGCCGCTACTTTAATGGCTTCTCCGGTTGATGTCATCAAAACAAG GTTCATGAACAGTCCAGAGGGGAAATATCGTGGAGTAATTCATTGTGCATATGAAACAGGTCGTAATGAAGGGATCTCAGCATACTACAAGGGTTTTAATGCTTCCTTCAGTAGACTTGTAACCTGGAACATTTTCCTTTGGCTTGTAtttgaacaaatgaaaaaaagaataatgactTATAATGAGTCATAA
- the Nsun2 gene encoding tRNA (cytosine(34)-C(5))-methyltransferase has product MGRGIRRNKNKPKNAWRQDSGKGWKDIVRDNPKFEEFYKEQGICSSEEEFQEMIEAFRKDLPTTFRVAGFRKVGQFVRKVTSHTGSQTKEIPWCPLAWQIPMSRKEIRKEESLVSLHNFLISETESGFISRQETVSMIPPLVLDVKSHHKVLDMCAAPGSKTAQIIEALHKDVDVDAIPKGFVVANDADNSRCYMLVHQIKRLQSPCALIVNNDASIFPNMIVHDSSGAKKNLKFDRILADVPCSGDGTLRKNADIWPKWSPHASNNLHGLQFRILKRGLELLEVGGRLVYSTCSLNPVEDEAVLTHMLKETRDTVRIVDGSSLVPGLKFKPGLTSWKIADKNFNIYSKFEDVPESMHSLIRPFMFPPKNVESLGLSKAMRVLPHLQDTGGFFVAVLEKVKICPWESERTMNVKAPSSEDGNEVPVTQEPPKKKPRFFGYKEDPFMYFNEEEPVFEDIKKYFDIKDLDSKMFLTRCKDITKRNVLYYTSSALREIITKNEDRLKLINAGVKAFARCENKGSVCLFRLAQEGARMTLPFLGKRLVFVTNKDLEVLLFSEDVDKPPEITLFDEKTQNQFNKLDTGSVGFIFKSTDDHEQLRIELVGWKGKSTIRAYVPKNERIHYLRLIGSDTSRFEKNKFEERREKANDLEKENDSKE; this is encoded by the exons ATGGGTCGTGGTATTCGACGAAATAAGAACAAACCTAAGAATGCATGGCGTCAAGACAGTGGAAAGGGATGGAAGGATATTGTTCGGGACAATCCCAAGTTTGAAGAATTTTATAAGGAACAAGGAATTTGCTCATCTGAGGAGGAG tttcaaGAAATGATTGAGGCGTTTCGAAAGGATCTTCCAACAACCTTTCGAGTTGCCGGCTTCCGTAAAGTTGGCCAGTTTGTTCGAAAAGTTACCAGTCACACAGGTTCTCAAACGAAAGAAATACCCTGGTGCCCTCTTGCTTGGCAAATCCCAATGAGTCGCAAGGAAATTCGTAAAGAGGAATCTCTTGTCTCCCTTcacaattttttgatatctGAAACAGAGTCTGGATTTATCTCAAGACAAGAAACAGTCTCAATGATACCTCCTCTTGTCCTTGATGTAAAATCTCACCACAAAGTCTTAGATATGTGTGCTGCACCGGGCTCTAAAACAGCTCAAATTATCGAGGCTCTTCATAAGGATGTAGATGTTGATGCTATACCAAAGGGCTTTGTGGTTGCAAACGATGCGGATAATTCAAGGTGTTACATGTTGGTTCATCAGATTAAGAGACTTCAAAGTCCTTGCGCTCTGATTGTTAACAATGATGCTTCCATCTTTCCAAATATGATTGTCCATGACTCAAGTGGTGCTAAAAAGAATCTGAAATTTGATAGAATACTTGCTGATGTTCCTTGCTCAGGAGATGGAACTCTAAGGAAAAATGCGGATATTTGGCCT aaATGGTCCCCTCACGCGAGTAATAATCTTCACGGCTTGCAGTTTCGTATCCTCAAGAGAGGGCTAGAACTATTAGAAGTTGGAGGTCGATTAGTTTACTCAACATGCTCTCTTAATCCTGTAGAAGACGAGGCAGTGCTAACTCACATGTTAAAAGAAACTAGAGACACTGTCAGGATTGTTGATGGCTCCTCCCTTGTTCCTGGACTCAAATTTAAACCCGGTTTAACGAGCTGGAAAATAGCTGAtaagaatttcaatatttattcgaAATTCGAGGATGTTCCTGAGTCAATGCATAGTCTCATTCGACCTTTTATGTTTCCACCAAAAAATGTTGAGTCTTTGGGGTTGTCTAAAGCAATGAGAGTTCTTCCTCATCTTCAAGATACTGGTGGGTTTTTTGTTGCTGTTTTAGAAAAGGTTAAAATATGCCCGTGGGAAAGTGAGCGCACTATGAATGTGAAAGCACCTAGCAGTGAGGATGGAAATGAGGTGCCTGTAACTCAAGAGCCTCCTAAGAAAAAACCACGATTTTTTGGGTATAAAGAAGATCCCTTTATGTATTTCAATGAAGAAGAGCCTGTTTTCGAAGATATCAAGAAGTATTTTGATATAAAg GATCTTGATTCGAAAATGTTTTTGACGCGATGCAAGGACATAACGAAGCGAAATGTCCTTTATTACACATCTAGTGCATTAAgagaaataataacaaagaaCGAGGATCGATTGAAATTGATTAATGCTGGTGTCAAGGCTTTTGCTCGTTGTGAGAATAAAGGCTCTGTATGTCTTTTTCGGTTAGCTCAAGAAGGAGCAAGAATGACTCTTCCATTTTTGGGGAAACGTCTTGTTTTTGTCACAAATAAGGATTTAGAGGTCTTACTCTTTAGCGAAGATGTGGACAAGCCTCCAGAAATCACACTATTTGATGAGAAAACCCAAAATCAGTTCAATAAACTTGATACAGGGAGTgttggatttattttcaaaagtacaG acGATCATGAGCAATTACGGATCGAGCTCGTTGGGTGGAAGGGGAAATCAACGATTAGAGCATATGTACCAAAAAATGAACGCATTCATTATCTTCGTCTTATTGGTAGCGACACATCCaggtttgagaaaaataaatttgaagaaagaaGAGAAAAAGCTAATGATCTCGAGAAAGAGAATGATAGTAaggaatag
- the LOC121114328 gene encoding uncharacterized protein has protein sequence MVSNTGAYSNLLEEREEVVEHLLQKTPELRPRNLAKNNSFDMRKYYKLILVAVTLISLLFFIFYKTQYDKLYNVLQVLEFYGTNKESGALTPNASDPSCPKLNLFLEDYNRRESDPLPTWKSLNDNLWIYSAYCPEAHCSMAMALALAKEEAINIQELHCQLWHAQSATGVEGILAVEKISQVNGDNATSSSFSSYILTCENKYPSIVTHGVSFYTKSNSVFLQIGGADEEPLSESISLCLAPQKDHHDSTYVMLENVIWHHIFGVNNFYIYDGGSSKKFFTNVNSIGIRSHFTFLPWNLPLEIASREEALNLIKMDCHLRSIKKFQTFTLLELHQILVPKSTKSLVDEFESFIPKDSKHLKVPLLRFCAEYPEKNEDIAVTALSINMYYAPLSSSISLAHRYASNHINTSKAPNDKDDGLKEISKNIISVHDYSPCNKFDIDLNSPETVKDNTIATKFKSEFKRKYNNLFPHKDL, from the exons ATGGTATCGAATACAGGTGCCTATTCAAATTTGCTAGAGGAAAGAGAGGAAGTAGTGGAGCATCTCCTTCAAAAGACTCCTGAACTTCGTCCTCGAAACTTGGCCAAAAACAACTCCTTCGATATGAGGAAGTACTACAAACTCATTCTAGTCGCCGTGACGCTCATCAGTCTCCTTTTCTTCATCTTCTATAAGACGCAGTATGACAAACTCTACAACGTACTCCAGGTCCTGGAGTTCTATGGTACTAACAAAGAGTCTGGAGCGCTCACACCCAACGCCTCAGACCCATCCTGTCCAAAACTCAATCTATTTCTTGAAGACTACAACAGACGGGAATCGGATCCCCTTCCCACCTGGAAAAGTCTCAATGACAATCTGTGGATCTATAGTGCTTATTGTCCAGAGGCACATTGTTCCATGGCTATGGCCCTCGCTCTAGCTAAAGAAGAAGCCATCAATATTCAGGAACTACATTGCCAACTTTGGCATGCACAATCTGCAACAGGAGTGGAAGGTATTCTAGCAGTTGAGAAAATCAGTCAAGTAAATGGTGACAATGCAACATCCTCCTCGTTCAGTTCCTATATTCTTACCTGCGAAAATAAATATCCATCCATTGTAACCCATGGAGTCAGTTTCTATACAAAGTCGAATagtgtttttcttcaaattggaGGAGCAGATGAGGAACCTCTCTCTGAGTCCATCTCTCTTTGCCTAGCTCCACAAAAAGACCATCACGACTCAACCTATGTTATGTTGGAAAACGTGATTTGGCATCATATCTTTGGAgtcaacaatttttatatctatgatgGGGGCTCCAGCAAGAAGTTCTTTACAAATGTGAATTCGATAGGTATTAGGAGTCACTTTACTTTTTTGCCTTGGAATTTACCTCTGGAAATTGCAAGTCGTGAGGAAGCATTGAATCTAATCAAAATGGACTGTCACTTAAGGTCTATCaagaaatttcaaacttttactCTCCTTGAGCTTCATCAAATCCTTGTTCCCAAGTCCACCAAATCTCTTGTGGATGAGTTTGAGAGTTTTATTCCGAAAGACTCGAAGCATCTCAAAGTCCCTCTTTTGAGGTTTTGTGCTGAATACCCTGAGAAAAATGAG gATATTGCTGTTACTGCCTTAAGTATCAATATGTACTATGCGCCACTGTCATCATCAATATCTTTGGCTCATCGGTATGCCTCCAATCATATCAATACCTCAAAGGCGCCTAATGATAAAGATGATGGCTTAAAAGAaatctccaaaaatattatctctGTTCATGATTACTCTCCATGCAACAAATTTGACATTGACCTGAATAGCCCAGAGACCGTAAAAGACAATACTATAGCTACCAAATTTAAGTCagaatttaaaagaaagtatAATAACTTGTTTCCACACAAGgatttgtaa
- the Ssl1 gene encoding general transcription factor IIH subunit 2 → MEEDDKEYRWESGYEKTWEAIQEDGKGLIHVSIQDIIDKARRKRLAQKTGKVRLGMMRYLFIIIDASECMQLQDMKPTRLHCVIKLMEKFIDQYFYLNPISQLGIIVTRNKRSEIVSELGGNPRKHIEKLRKALDFICSGEPSLQNALETAFLSLKHMPSHGSREILSIFGSLTTCDPTDINLTISTCKSSNIRCSVISLTAEVRIYKELTKVTGGDFNVILDDVHFKEVLSAQLEPPPSATQMEASLIKMGFPCHTGHDSSDPRSGLGLCMCHLENNPPKISLTGFLCPQCNAKYCELPVECQSCGLTLVSAPHLARSYHHLFPLPPFNQINRDSTHKDMNVEEIPHRQCFACMLKLPPETKIFSCPQCHKDYCNECDIFLHETLHSCPGCASIRCLPNTNGHS, encoded by the exons ATGGAGGAAGATGACAAGGAGTATCGCTGGGAATCGGGCTATGAAAAGACATGGGAAGCCATCCAGGAGGATGGAAAAGGACTTATCCATGTCTCCATCCAGGACATCATTGACAAGGCCAGACGGAAGCGGCTTGCTCAAAAGACGGGGAAAGTCCGTTTGGGAATGATGCGATATTTGTTTATCATCATTGATGCCTCCGAGTGCATGCAACTCCAAGATATGAAACCCACTCGCCTTCACTGTGTTATTAAACTTATGGAAAAATTCATTGATCAATATTTCTATCTGAATCCCATCTCACAATTGGGGATCATTGTCACTCGCAATAAGAGATCTGAAATAGTGAGCGAATTGGGAGGGAATCCCCGCAAACATATCGAAAAGTTGAGGAAAGCTCTTGACTTTATTTGTTCGGGAGAACCTTCCCTTCAAAACGCTCTCGAAACAGCATTTCTCTCTCTTAAGCATATGCCCAGTCATGGGTCAAGGGAAATCCTCTCCATTTTTGGGTCTCTTACTACATGTGACCCTACTGATATCAATCTAACTATATCCACTTGTAAGAGCTCCAACATTAGATGCTCAGTTATCTCATTGACGGCAGAGGTAAGGATATACAAGGAACTCACCAAAGTCACGGGAGGGGACTTTAATGTCATTCTTGATGATGTTCATTTTAAAGAAGTATTGTCGGCTCAGCTTGAACCCCCACCTTCTGCAACGCAAATGGAGGCCTCACTCATTAAAATGGGTTTTCCATGCCATACTG gtCATGACTCTTCAGATCCTCGATCTGGGCTCGGCCTATGTATGTGCCACTTGGAAAATAATCCACCAAAGATATCCCTAACAGGATTTCTATGTCCCCAATGCAATGCCAAGTATTGTGAACTACCAGTCGAATGTCAATCATGTGGCCTAACCTTGGTTTCGGCACCACATTTAGCTCGATCCTATCATCATCTCTTTCCATTACCCCCTTTTAATCAG ATCAATCGTGATTCCACGCATAAAGATATGAACGTCGAAGAAATTCCTCATCGACAATGTTTTGCTTGTATGCTGAAGCTTCCTccagaaacaaaaatttttagCTGTCCCCAGTGTCATAAAGACTACTGTAACGAGTGCGACATATTCCTCCATGAAACACTACATTCCTGCCCGGGCTGCGCATCCATAAGATGTCTTCCAAATACAAATGGTCACTCTtag
- the LOC121114329 gene encoding ankyrin repeat domain-containing protein 13C has product MRGSDKAGLEKEEDYPLHKSAFIGNVAELAQLIRSGEDVSKQDVHGNTALHLAVMLGHKECVHMLIAHGAPVKLKNRLGWSPLAEAISYGDRQIISSLLRKLKLQSKEQMKSRKPDMIAAMQKLGDYVVDLKWDFTSWVPLVSKILPSDLCKISKRGSSIRLDTTLVDFSEMRWERGDITFLYKGDAPTTEESFYVLDNSLKVYQRVRHDETEVEFDEEVDLLMSSDIVSAQISTKPINFSKAQSGWFFKEDRSEMVGNYRANFYAINGMSLETRKRREHLSTEDLQKNRAMLESLTKGNGQILDQPNVNRESLAPPKKADITWDAYISSDPCNCLVLGRPHLCKESSKGFKATVAMSEDFPLTVDMLLNILEIVAPQFKHFQKLRDFVEMKLPPGFPVKVDVPVLPTVSARVTFQDFRWEDKLDENLFEIPKSYNEDPTRFPDL; this is encoded by the exons ATGAGAGGCTCGGATAAAGCGGGTCTCGAAAAAGAAGAGGACTATCCTCTGCATAAAAGTGCATTCATAGGGAATGTGGCTGAACTGGCCCAGTTGATCCGGAGTGGAGAAGACGTCTCGAAACAGGACGTTCACGGCAACACAGCTCTTCACCTTGCCGTAATGCTTGGGCATAAGGAGTGCGTTCATATGCTCATTGCTCATGGTGCTCCTGTTAAACTCAAAAACCGGCTGGGGTGGAGTCCTTTGGCTGAGGCCATCAG TTATGGAGATCGTCAAATCATCTCCTCCCTCCTAAGGAAACTTAAACTTCAGTCCAAAGAACAAATGAAATCTCGAAAGCCCGATATGATTGCAGCTATGCAGAAGTTGGGGGATTATGTTGTGGATTTAAAGTGGGACTTTACTTCATGGGTTCCCCTTGTCTCCAAAATACTTCCCTCAGACCTCTGCAAAATATCCAAAAGGG GTTCTTCTATCAGATTAGACACCACTCTTGTCGACTTTTCGGAAATGCGGTGGGAAAGAGGGGATATCACTTTTCTTTATAAAGGAGATGCTCCAACCACTGAAGAGTCTTTTTATGTTCTCGATAATAGTTTAAAAGTGTATCAGAGAGTGCGGCATGATGAAACAGAAGTCGAATTTGATGAAGAGGTGGATCTTCTTATGTCAAGTGATATTGTCTCAGCTCAAATATCTACAAAGCCCATTAATTTCTCCAAAGCTCAGTCAGGGTGGTTTTTTAAAGAGGACC GTTCTGAAATGGTGGGCAATTATCGAGCTAATTTCTATGCCATAAATGGAATGTCATTAGAAACGAGAAAACGGAGGGAGCATCTATCTACTGAGGATCTTCAAAAAAACAGAGCAATGTTGGAAAGCCTCACTAAAGGCAATGGGCAAATTTTAGATCAACCCAATG tgaatcgAGAGTCCTTAGCTCCACCCAAAAAGGCAGATATCACTTGGGACGCATATATATCCTCTGATCCTTGTAACTGTCTCGTCTTAGGACGACCTCATCTTTGTAAGGAATCAAGTAAAGGGTTTAAAGCTACAGTTGCTATGAGTGAAGATTTCCCATTGACCGTAGACATGTTGTTGAATATCCTTGAG ATCGTTGCTCCtcaatttaaacattttcaaaagttgCGAGACTTTGTTGAAATGAAGCTTCCTCCGGGATTCCCAGTCAAGGTTGATGTTCCTGTTTTACCTACAGTTTCTGCACGAGTTACATTTCAAGACTTCAGATGGGAAGATAAATTAGATGAAAATTTATTcgaaattccaaaaagttatAATGAAGATCCTACCAGGTTTCCTGATTTGTGA